From the genome of Paracoccus seriniphilus, one region includes:
- a CDS encoding glycosyltransferase has protein sequence MNTEELSVPMHPVTISIPGQVDLVQEVIATFPACGRILDLGTGSGIAARHFDQAGWDVTATGYNMEAYLQDEPLPESIRVLPDVDICDAHQFRDGEFDAIWCAHVLEHVSNTGLALAEIRRILKPDGWLFIAVPPYKDQVVGGHVNTGWNVGMLMYVLADAGFGLAEGRFIHHGYNIFGMVRRGPGPLPAGSLRRANGDIEILSDAGRFPKGFPAAQGFEGRRRAVNWLWNQVPRQIPVARKELANPPPVASMKIGLFLPWITIGQGNAENVGQMMANAMAARGHEVTVFTFDDKQAPSRWPLDDRITLVHLPEADDESADDRIAIEIASHDLDLLVGLQMNRFVLRYLRCAHRLGLPLVLSEHGDPRCRDGIARPLTGDRAVAMGGATLIHLSHPESIRILPPALQRKARLIVPALHEPDPLAAAADWEGEDRILLAVARLVPVQNQLRLVEAFAGLAQDFPQWRLQIVGTGPVKSHLVARIWELDLAERIDLVDENEDIAALYAGADLFVSPSVSEGFGMELCEAMAHGLPVVGIRASAGARARIVDGKTGGLCKDDDPNTIAAALRSLMSDDKTRHRMGAAARQHFLSDLRNDVIYAAWEELFSEAKDIYRPLRSPDPETMMAIRLWKLAEGLTTEPHAIAKHKVP, from the coding sequence ATGAATACAGAAGAGCTTTCGGTGCCCATGCATCCTGTGACGATCTCCATTCCCGGACAGGTCGATCTGGTTCAGGAAGTCATTGCCACATTTCCTGCATGTGGCCGCATTCTGGACCTTGGGACCGGCTCGGGGATTGCTGCCCGGCATTTCGATCAGGCCGGTTGGGATGTGACCGCGACGGGCTATAACATGGAGGCCTATCTGCAGGACGAGCCCCTGCCCGAAAGCATCCGTGTTCTGCCGGATGTGGATATCTGCGATGCGCATCAGTTCCGCGACGGCGAGTTCGACGCCATCTGGTGTGCCCATGTGCTGGAACATGTCTCGAATACCGGTCTGGCCCTGGCTGAAATCCGACGCATTCTGAAACCTGACGGATGGCTGTTCATCGCCGTCCCTCCCTACAAGGATCAGGTCGTTGGCGGTCACGTGAATACGGGCTGGAACGTCGGAATGTTGATGTATGTGCTGGCGGATGCGGGCTTTGGCTTGGCGGAAGGACGGTTCATCCATCACGGCTACAACATCTTCGGCATGGTCCGGCGCGGGCCGGGTCCGCTGCCCGCCGGTTCCCTGCGCCGCGCCAATGGCGATATCGAGATCCTGTCCGACGCAGGGCGTTTTCCAAAGGGGTTTCCGGCGGCGCAGGGTTTTGAAGGGCGGCGGCGCGCGGTCAACTGGCTGTGGAACCAGGTTCCGCGACAGATCCCTGTGGCCCGCAAGGAGCTTGCCAACCCTCCGCCCGTTGCATCCATGAAGATCGGCCTGTTCCTGCCCTGGATCACGATAGGGCAGGGAAACGCCGAGAATGTCGGTCAGATGATGGCCAATGCCATGGCCGCGCGAGGCCATGAGGTCACTGTCTTCACCTTTGACGACAAGCAGGCACCGTCGCGCTGGCCACTGGATGATCGCATCACGCTGGTGCATCTGCCCGAGGCCGATGACGAGTCCGCCGATGATCGTATCGCCATCGAGATTGCCAGTCACGATCTGGACCTGCTGGTTGGACTGCAGATGAATCGCTTCGTGCTGCGCTATCTCCGCTGCGCCCACAGGCTTGGTCTGCCGCTGGTGCTGTCCGAACATGGAGATCCGCGCTGTCGCGACGGCATCGCAAGACCTCTGACCGGCGACCGCGCCGTGGCAATGGGCGGCGCAACGCTGATCCATCTGTCGCATCCCGAATCCATCAGGATTCTGCCCCCGGCGCTGCAGCGCAAGGCGCGCCTGATTGTCCCGGCGCTTCACGAGCCCGATCCGCTGGCCGCAGCCGCCGATTGGGAAGGCGAAGATCGTATCCTGCTGGCGGTCGCCCGGCTGGTGCCTGTCCAGAACCAGCTTCGTTTGGTCGAAGCATTTGCAGGGCTGGCGCAGGATTTCCCGCAGTGGCGCTTGCAGATTGTCGGAACCGGCCCGGTGAAGTCCCATCTCGTTGCGCGGATATGGGAACTGGATCTGGCCGAGCGTATCGATCTTGTCGATGAAAACGAGGATATCGCTGCGCTCTATGCCGGCGCGGATCTGTTCGTATCACCCTCGGTATCCGAAGGTTTCGGGATGGAACTGTGTGAAGCCATGGCGCATGGGCTGCCTGTCGTCGGTATCCGCGCCTCTGCAGGTGCGCGCGCCAGGATCGTTGATGGCAAGACAGGAGGGCTTTGCAAGGATGACGATCCGAACACGATTGCCGCCGCTTTGCGAAGCCTGATGTCGGATGACAAGACCCGCCATCGGATGGGGGCCGCTGCACGCCAGCATTTCCTGTCGGATCTTCGCAATGACGTCATTTACGCTGCCTGGGAAGAACTGTTTTCCGAGGCAAAGGACATCTACCGCCCGCTTCGAAGTCCCGATCCGGAAACCATGATGGCCATCCGCCTGTGGAAACTGGCCGAAGGCTTGACGACTGAGCCTCACGCAATCGCCAAACACAAAGTGCCCTGA
- a CDS encoding aspartate-semialdehyde dehydrogenase: MGYRVVVAGATGNVGREMLNILAERQFPVDEIAVLASRRSQGTEVSFGDRTLKIQDIEQFDFTGWDMALFAIGSDATKKYAPVAAKSGCVVIDNSSLYRYDPEIPLIVPEVNPEAITEYSNKNIIANPNCSTAQMVVALKPLHDRARIKRVVVSTYQSVSGSGKDGMDELWNQTKGMYVPGQEVAPDKFQKQIAFNVIPQIDVFMEDGSTKEEWKMVAETKKIVDASIKVTATCVRVPVFVGHSEAINIEFEDFLDEDEARDILREAPGIMVVDKREPGGYTTPVECVGDFATFISRIRQDGTIENGLNIWCVSDNLRKGAALNAVQIAELLGNRVLKKG, encoded by the coding sequence ATGGGCTACAGAGTCGTTGTTGCCGGCGCCACGGGGAATGTGGGCCGCGAGATGCTGAATATCCTGGCCGAACGCCAGTTCCCGGTGGACGAGATTGCCGTTCTGGCATCGCGCCGCAGCCAGGGGACCGAGGTCAGCTTTGGTGACCGGACCCTGAAGATTCAGGATATCGAGCAGTTCGACTTTACCGGCTGGGACATGGCGCTGTTTGCCATTGGCTCGGATGCGACCAAGAAATATGCGCCTGTCGCCGCCAAATCGGGCTGCGTGGTGATCGATAACAGCTCGCTGTATCGTTATGACCCCGAGATCCCGCTGATCGTGCCCGAGGTGAACCCCGAGGCGATCACGGAATATTCCAACAAGAACATCATCGCGAATCCCAACTGCTCGACCGCGCAGATGGTTGTCGCGCTGAAGCCGTTGCACGACCGTGCGCGCATCAAACGCGTCGTCGTCTCGACCTATCAGTCGGTGTCCGGCTCCGGCAAGGATGGCATGGACGAATTGTGGAATCAGACCAAGGGCATGTATGTCCCCGGTCAGGAAGTCGCACCTGACAAGTTCCAGAAACAGATCGCCTTCAACGTGATTCCGCAGATCGATGTCTTCATGGAAGACGGATCGACCAAGGAAGAATGGAAGATGGTCGCCGAAACCAAGAAGATCGTCGACGCCTCGATCAAGGTAACGGCAACCTGTGTGCGCGTTCCCGTCTTTGTCGGCCATTCCGAAGCGATCAATATCGAATTCGAGGATTTCCTGGACGAAGATGAAGCCCGTGACATCCTGCGCGAAGCGCCGGGGATCATGGTCGTCGACAAGCGTGAACCCGGTGGTTACACGACGCCGGTTGAATGCGTCGGCGATTTCGCCACCTTCATCAGCCGTATTCGTCAGGATGGCACGATCGAAAATGGTCTGAACATCTGGTGCGTCAGCGACAACCTGCGCAAGGGCGCGGCGCTGAACGCCGTGCAGATCGCGGAACTTCTGGGCAATCGTGTCCTGAAAAAAGGCTGA
- a CDS encoding glycosyltransferase family 29 protein, translating into MTRLGFYTARLMRNEAALARLSVSTAELLDDLTDRSVALVGNARALAQGSQGDEIDAADRVVRINRAPMPGPVSHGTRTDWLALATRLSAADRARIAPGRILWMSPKRKRLDWSSASSPGFYLHPLEAYRALGDRLAAPPTTGAMMIDLLMRSRLKKLSLYGFDFFASQSLSGKRTAAQVPHDFQAEAAWVDDLLRRDARLVLHARGGA; encoded by the coding sequence GTGACGCGGCTGGGCTTCTATACGGCGCGGCTGATGCGCAATGAGGCCGCATTGGCCCGCCTGTCTGTTTCGACGGCGGAGCTGCTGGATGATCTGACCGATCGTTCGGTCGCGCTGGTCGGCAATGCGCGGGCATTGGCCCAAGGCAGTCAGGGGGACGAGATCGACGCGGCCGACCGGGTGGTGCGGATCAATCGCGCCCCGATGCCCGGTCCGGTCAGCCACGGGACCCGCACCGACTGGCTGGCGCTGGCCACGCGGTTGTCCGCTGCCGATCGCGCGCGCATCGCGCCCGGACGCATTCTGTGGATGTCACCCAAACGCAAGCGGCTGGACTGGTCCAGCGCCTCCTCGCCCGGCTTCTATCTGCACCCGCTGGAGGCTTATCGTGCCCTTGGGGACCGTCTTGCCGCGCCGCCCACGACCGGGGCGATGATGATCGACCTGCTGATGCGCTCGCGCCTGAAGAAGCTGTCGCTCTACGGGTTCGATTTCTTTGCCAGCCAAAGCCTGTCAGGCAAACGGACTGCCGCGCAGGTGCCTCATGATTTTCAGGCCGAGGCCGCCTGGGTCGATGACCTCTTGCGCCGTGACGCCCGCCTGGTCCTGCATGCACGGGGCGGGGCATAA
- a CDS encoding glycosyltransferase family 4 protein encodes MAENPTDTPLVIAPNLKRRLSGVTATVVRLIPVQAAMIPIRATGPGLPPEVPHIPLLRAATLPRDRWRVWHARRNTEMALGLILRRILRRKFRLMFTSAAQRHHTGFTRWLIRQQEALVATTPQAASYLERPAKVVMHGVDTEIFRPANNRAALRRQLGLDPDAVLIGCFGRVREQKGVDLLVKAGLRLLPDRPRAQIIFTGRITADNRAFADDLQDRINAAGLQERIRFLGELPWERVVQHYQALDLFAAPARWEGFGLTPLEAMACGVPAIGSRVGAYEAIIADGRTGSIVETGDLDALADALRHWLDDDAARQQAGRDARTHVEDNHSIQTEARALVQVYRDLLAQT; translated from the coding sequence ATGGCTGAGAACCCGACCGACACGCCTCTTGTGATCGCGCCCAATCTGAAACGCCGCCTGTCGGGCGTGACGGCGACGGTGGTCCGGCTGATCCCGGTTCAGGCCGCGATGATCCCCATTCGCGCCACCGGGCCGGGCCTGCCGCCCGAGGTGCCCCATATCCCGCTGCTGCGCGCTGCGACACTGCCGCGCGACCGCTGGCGCGTCTGGCATGCCCGCCGCAACACCGAGATGGCGCTTGGCCTGATCCTGCGCCGTATCCTGCGCCGCAAGTTCCGGCTGATGTTCACCTCGGCTGCGCAGCGTCACCATACCGGCTTTACCCGCTGGCTGATCCGGCAGCAGGAGGCCTTGGTTGCCACCACCCCGCAGGCCGCCAGCTATCTTGAGCGTCCGGCCAAGGTGGTCATGCATGGTGTTGACACGGAAATCTTTCGTCCCGCCAACAACCGCGCCGCATTGCGCCGCCAGCTGGGACTGGATCCGGATGCGGTTCTGATCGGCTGTTTTGGCCGCGTGCGCGAACAGAAGGGTGTGGATCTGCTGGTGAAAGCGGGGCTGCGCCTGCTGCCCGACCGGCCCCGTGCCCAGATCATCTTCACCGGCCGGATCACTGCGGACAATCGCGCATTTGCCGACGATCTGCAGGACCGTATCAATGCTGCGGGGCTGCAGGAGCGGATAAGATTTCTGGGGGAGCTGCCGTGGGAGCGGGTCGTGCAGCATTATCAGGCGCTCGACCTGTTCGCTGCGCCCGCCAGATGGGAAGGCTTCGGCCTGACCCCGCTGGAGGCCATGGCCTGTGGCGTTCCCGCGATCGGCTCGCGCGTGGGCGCCTATGAGGCCATCATCGCGGATGGCCGCACCGGCAGCATTGTCGAAACCGGCGATCTGGATGCACTGGCTGATGCCCTGCGCCACTGGCTGGATGATGACGCCGCCCGGCAGCAGGCGGGGCGCGACGCCCGGACCCATGTCGAGGACAATCACAGCATTCAGACCGAGGCCCGCGCCTTGGTGCAGGTCTATCGCGATCTGCTGGCGCAGACGTGA
- a CDS encoding MFS transporter codes for MPALSAGLISLTLGYTLSQFYRAFLAVLAPVLSAELGATPGDLAVSSGLWFISFAVMQMPVGWALDRFGPRRTVAAALGVGGALGAMVFALATAPWHLHVAMTLLGIGCSPALMGPYYILAREYPPASFSALAGIVVGFGSLGNILGAAPLVWLIEAAGWRATLWGLAAVTLAVAATVLILVRDPEPLEADQPKGSIAQILRLRALWFILPLFFCNYAASAAIRGLWAAPYLEQVYGADPESIGRATLAMGLAMVIGNFLVGPAVKLVGSLRRTVLISTACTVLVMVILWAFPDVGIGISTLLLTLVGLSGAAYPLLMAHGRSFLPRHLVGRGVTFLNMFSIGGVGVMQFASRPIYGAASATYPPAQAFAMLWLFFLIPLAVGFALYFLTPEAENG; via the coding sequence ATGCCAGCATTGTCCGCCGGGCTGATAAGCCTGACGCTGGGTTACACGCTCAGCCAGTTCTATCGCGCGTTCTTGGCAGTTCTGGCCCCGGTCCTGAGCGCTGAACTGGGCGCGACGCCCGGCGATCTGGCGGTGTCATCGGGGTTGTGGTTCATCTCTTTCGCGGTGATGCAGATGCCGGTGGGCTGGGCGTTGGACCGGTTCGGGCCGCGCCGGACCGTGGCGGCAGCGCTGGGTGTCGGCGGCGCGCTGGGGGCGATGGTCTTTGCGCTGGCCACGGCGCCCTGGCACCTGCATGTCGCCATGACGCTGTTGGGCATTGGCTGTTCGCCCGCCCTGATGGGGCCATATTATATTCTGGCCCGGGAATATCCGCCGGCTTCCTTCAGTGCGCTGGCGGGAATCGTCGTCGGCTTCGGCTCGCTTGGCAATATCCTGGGAGCCGCGCCGCTCGTCTGGCTGATCGAGGCTGCCGGCTGGCGGGCGACGCTGTGGGGGCTGGCTGCAGTGACCCTGGCGGTTGCCGCGACAGTGCTGATCCTTGTGCGCGATCCCGAACCGCTGGAGGCCGATCAGCCGAAAGGCTCGATTGCACAGATCCTGCGCCTGCGGGCGCTGTGGTTCATTCTGCCACTGTTCTTCTGCAATTATGCCGCCTCGGCGGCGATCCGTGGCCTATGGGCCGCGCCCTATCTGGAACAGGTCTATGGCGCTGATCCCGAAAGCATCGGCCGGGCCACGCTGGCCATGGGGCTGGCGATGGTGATCGGCAATTTTCTGGTCGGTCCCGCCGTCAAGCTGGTAGGCAGCCTGCGGCGCACGGTGCTGATCTCGACGGCCTGCACGGTGCTGGTCATGGTCATTCTCTGGGCGTTTCCCGATGTCGGGATCGGCATTTCGACCTTGTTGCTGACGCTTGTGGGCCTGTCGGGGGCGGCTTATCCGCTGTTGATGGCGCATGGACGGTCCTTTCTGCCCCGGCATCTGGTCGGACGCGGTGTCACCTTTCTGAACATGTTCTCAATCGGCGGGGTCGGCGTCATGCAGTTCGCCTCGCGCCCGATCTATGGTGCAGCAAGCGCGACCTACCCTCCGGCGCAGGCCTTCGCTATGTTGTGGTTGTTCTTCCTGATCCCTCTGGCGGTCGGGTTCGCCCTGTATTTTCTGACGCCGGAGGCCGAAAATGGCTGA
- the leuB gene encoding 3-isopropylmalate dehydrogenase, whose protein sequence is MSDAYSLLILPGDGIGPEVMTEVVKVIDWFQANRGMSFDVSHDLVGGSAYDVHGVPLADETMAKAQAVDAVLLGAVGGPKYDNLDFSVKPERGLLRLRKEMDLFANLRPAQCFDALADFSSLKRDVVAGLDILIVRELTSGIYFGEPRGIHDDDNNPDNEGGRVGINTQRYTSGEIRRVARSAFELARRRGNRVCSMEKANVMESGILWREEVQWVHDNEYPDVELSHMYADNGAMQLVRRPQQFDVIVTDNLFGDILSDAAAMLTGSLGMLPSASLGAPMANGRPKALYEPVHGSAPDIAGQGKANPIACILSFAMALRYSFDQGDAAAELERAVEQVLADGVRTPDLMGAEGGTPVSTAEMGDKIIAALSAA, encoded by the coding sequence ATGTCCGACGCCTATTCGCTTCTTATTCTGCCGGGTGACGGCATCGGCCCGGAAGTCATGACTGAGGTGGTCAAGGTCATTGACTGGTTCCAGGCCAACCGCGGCATGAGCTTTGACGTCAGCCACGATCTGGTCGGCGGATCGGCCTATGATGTGCATGGCGTCCCCCTTGCGGATGAGACGATGGCCAAGGCGCAGGCCGTCGATGCAGTCCTTCTGGGCGCGGTCGGCGGCCCGAAATATGACAATCTGGATTTCAGCGTCAAACCCGAACGCGGCCTGCTGCGCCTGCGCAAGGAAATGGATCTCTTCGCCAATCTGCGTCCTGCGCAATGCTTTGATGCGCTTGCCGATTTCTCGTCGCTGAAACGCGATGTGGTCGCGGGACTGGATATCCTGATCGTGCGCGAACTGACCTCGGGAATCTATTTCGGCGAGCCCCGCGGCATCCATGACGACGACAACAATCCCGACAATGAAGGCGGGCGCGTCGGCATCAACACCCAACGCTATACCAGCGGAGAGATCCGGCGCGTCGCACGCTCGGCCTTTGAACTGGCGCGGCGCCGCGGCAACCGGGTCTGCTCGATGGAAAAGGCCAATGTCATGGAATCCGGTATCCTTTGGCGCGAAGAGGTCCAATGGGTGCATGACAACGAATATCCCGATGTCGAACTGTCGCATATGTATGCCGACAATGGCGCCATGCAGCTGGTCCGCCGCCCGCAACAATTCGATGTGATCGTGACCGACAACCTGTTCGGGGACATCCTGTCCGACGCGGCCGCCATGTTGACCGGCAGCCTTGGCATGCTGCCCTCGGCCAGCCTTGGCGCGCCGATGGCCAATGGCCGTCCCAAGGCCCTGTATGAACCCGTGCATGGGTCTGCTCCCGATATTGCCGGTCAGGGCAAGGCCAACCCGATTGCCTGCATCCTCAGCTTTGCCATGGCGCTGCGCTATTCCTTTGATCAGGGCGATGCCGCTGCCGAACTGGAACGTGCCGTGGAACAGGTTCTGGCCGATGGCGTACGCACGCCCGACCTGATGGGGGCCGAGGGCGGCACGCCGGTCTCGACCGCCGAAATGGGCGACAAGATCATCGCCGCATTGTCTGCCGCCTGA
- a CDS encoding purine-nucleoside phosphorylase yields the protein MKYTTALLTALLASPLAAMAQDVTAPKILVITMFDGETRPWLDNLDLSKTVAIAGLPESAPALSCNDDLCVMTTTMGFGNAASSVAAVALSDKVDLSGSYILIAGIAGVDPELGTLGSAHWARQVLDGGLMHYIDAREIPQDWASGWLKLGTSQPGQDGGWTAGTEVFALNADLAERAFQLTRDVELADSERAREYRAAYSQTAAQGDPFVSLCDTVSADTYWHGKIAAEMIENHVAQLSAGKAEYCTSQMEDNATLTALSRAATAGRVDLDRIAVLRTASNFDRQHDGQTAAESLGANSGGFGPATENAFRVGNTFAQAVIANWDDWKDGVPAK from the coding sequence ATGAAATACACCACCGCCCTGCTTACCGCATTGCTTGCCTCCCCCCTTGCCGCCATGGCGCAGGATGTGACGGCCCCCAAGATTCTGGTCATCACGATGTTCGACGGGGAAACCCGGCCATGGCTGGACAATCTGGACCTGTCGAAAACGGTGGCAATCGCCGGGCTACCGGAATCCGCACCCGCGCTGTCCTGCAATGACGACCTTTGCGTGATGACCACGACCATGGGCTTTGGCAATGCCGCCAGCTCGGTCGCGGCTGTCGCACTGAGCGACAAGGTCGACCTGTCCGGCAGCTATATCCTGATCGCCGGCATTGCCGGGGTAGACCCCGAACTGGGCACGCTGGGATCGGCACATTGGGCGCGCCAGGTTCTGGATGGTGGCCTGATGCATTACATTGATGCGCGCGAGATCCCGCAGGACTGGGCGAGTGGCTGGCTTAAGCTGGGAACATCGCAACCCGGCCAGGACGGCGGCTGGACGGCTGGAACCGAAGTGTTCGCCCTGAATGCCGATCTGGCCGAGCGGGCCTTTCAACTGACCCGCGATGTCGAACTGGCCGATTCCGAACGCGCCAGGGAATATCGCGCCGCCTACAGCCAGACCGCTGCGCAGGGGGATCCCTTTGTGAGCCTCTGCGACACGGTCTCGGCCGACACCTATTGGCACGGAAAGATCGCCGCCGAGATGATCGAGAATCACGTCGCACAGCTAAGCGCGGGCAAGGCCGAATATTGCACCTCGCAGATGGAAGACAATGCCACGCTGACTGCGCTGTCGCGCGCCGCCACCGCCGGTCGGGTCGATCTCGACCGGATCGCCGTTCTGCGCACCGCCTCGAATTTCGACCGCCAGCACGACGGCCAGACGGCAGCGGAATCGCTGGGGGCGAATTCCGGTGGCTTTGGCCCGGCAACGGAAAATGCATTCCGGGTCGGCAATACCTTTGCACAGGCCGTGATTGCAAATTGGGATGACTGGAAAGACGGCGTCCCTGCCAAATAG
- a CDS encoding DMT family transporter, protein MGAENIRGAFLALLAMGLYATHDVVIKVLGASYPSLQILFFSSLLSFPLVSMVLMRDPTSGTLRPAHPGWVALRTLCGVVAGMGGFYAFSHLPLAQVYAILFASPLLVTILSIPLLGERVGAHRWGAVIMGLIGVLIVLRPGTQPLSLGHLAALIGAVGSSTAAVIVRKLGRSERPLVLIMWPMLGNFVLTGASLGLEYRPMELPHLALTGVIAALGLTAGFLLIQAYRMSEAALVAPMQYSQILWATAYGWFLFGEALDTPTLVGATIIIASGIYIVWRERSGGNSTNRPATSARLRNETVTAPKTALLQRLWHPRS, encoded by the coding sequence ATGGGCGCAGAGAACATCCGGGGGGCGTTTCTGGCGCTGCTGGCGATGGGCCTTTATGCCACGCATGACGTGGTCATCAAGGTTCTGGGCGCCTCTTATCCTTCGTTGCAGATCCTGTTCTTTTCCTCGCTGCTGTCATTTCCCCTGGTGTCGATGGTCCTGATGCGGGACCCGACCAGCGGCACGCTGAGGCCAGCACATCCCGGCTGGGTCGCGCTGCGCACGCTCTGCGGAGTGGTGGCCGGCATGGGGGGCTTTTACGCCTTCTCGCATCTGCCGCTGGCACAGGTCTATGCGATCCTCTTTGCCTCGCCGCTGCTGGTCACCATCCTGTCGATCCCGCTGCTGGGCGAACGTGTCGGCGCACATCGCTGGGGCGCAGTGATCATGGGGCTGATCGGCGTCCTCATCGTGCTGAGGCCGGGAACCCAGCCGCTGTCCCTTGGCCACCTGGCCGCGCTGATCGGGGCCGTGGGCAGTTCGACCGCGGCGGTTATCGTGCGCAAGCTGGGCCGCTCTGAACGTCCACTGGTGCTGATCATGTGGCCCATGCTGGGGAATTTCGTTCTGACCGGCGCGTCGCTGGGGCTTGAATATCGCCCGATGGAATTGCCTCATCTGGCCCTGACCGGCGTGATCGCGGCGCTGGGGCTGACTGCGGGCTTTCTGCTGATCCAGGCCTATCGCATGTCCGAGGCCGCGCTGGTCGCACCCATGCAATATTCGCAAATCCTCTGGGCAACAGCCTATGGCTGGTTCCTCTTCGGCGAGGCACTGGACACACCGACCCTTGTCGGTGCGACGATCATCATCGCCTCCGGGATCTATATCGTCTGGCGCGAACGCAGCGGCGGCAACTCGACCAACCGCCCCGCAACCTCTGCAAGGCTTCGCAACGAGACCGTCACCGCGCCCAAGACAGCCCTTCTGCAAAGATTATGGCATCCACGCAGCTGA
- a CDS encoding dihydrofolate reductase family protein — protein sequence MITGHVFIATSLDGFIARKDGDIAWLLDRDNPDEDHGYDAFIADIDIILMGRGTFEKMAAVRPWPYSCPVVVLSSTLSQSDVPDDLANKVRVVTKAPEEAMHMLAVEGHRKVYVDGGLLIQSFLRAGLIADMVITSVPVLLGEGRRLFGKVAADIPLCLEEVKSFPSGLVQSRYRVEA from the coding sequence ATGATCACAGGGCATGTTTTCATTGCTACCAGTCTGGACGGCTTCATCGCTCGAAAGGACGGCGATATCGCGTGGCTCCTGGACCGCGATAATCCCGACGAAGACCATGGCTATGATGCCTTCATCGCGGACATCGACATCATTCTGATGGGACGCGGAACATTCGAAAAGATGGCAGCCGTAAGACCATGGCCCTACAGTTGTCCAGTTGTCGTCCTGTCTTCGACCCTGTCGCAGTCCGACGTGCCGGACGACCTGGCCAACAAGGTGCGGGTCGTGACTAAAGCGCCTGAGGAGGCGATGCATATGCTGGCGGTCGAAGGACACCGGAAGGTATATGTCGATGGCGGCCTTCTCATTCAGTCCTTCCTTCGGGCCGGCCTGATCGCCGACATGGTGATCACGAGCGTTCCGGTGCTCCTTGGTGAAGGACGCCGGTTGTTCGGCAAGGTCGCCGCTGACATTCCCCTCTGCCTTGAGGAGGTGAAGAGCTTTCCATCCGGACTCGTCCAGTCCCGTTACCGGGTCGAGGCATGA
- a CDS encoding TetR/AcrR family transcriptional regulator, translated as MKRPRGRPPRAQAPVSRDEMVVAALELLDREGADALTMRALAERLAINPMTIHHHFGGRDGLIGAMSDAVYAQVMAPEDGTPIDRIGDLLKAYHAQVLRHPALTTLIFSRPVVFPQQAERITNEISALLAEVGLPHQRTKLWRDILVDFTHGAALATAMSGRHQDRESHEDQGFTMALGELLMGLNR; from the coding sequence ATGAAGCGGCCCCGGGGGCGGCCGCCACGGGCGCAAGCTCCTGTCTCGCGCGACGAGATGGTTGTGGCCGCCCTCGAACTTCTGGATCGCGAGGGGGCAGACGCCCTCACGATGAGGGCGTTGGCGGAGCGCCTCGCCATCAACCCCATGACGATCCATCATCACTTCGGCGGACGGGATGGCTTGATCGGCGCGATGTCGGACGCGGTCTATGCGCAGGTAATGGCGCCGGAGGACGGCACCCCAATCGATCGGATTGGTGATCTCCTAAAAGCTTACCATGCCCAGGTGCTCCGCCACCCGGCACTGACCACCTTGATCTTCAGCCGGCCTGTCGTTTTTCCGCAGCAGGCAGAACGGATCACCAACGAGATTTCTGCCCTTCTGGCCGAAGTCGGCCTGCCACATCAGAGGACGAAGCTGTGGCGCGACATACTCGTGGACTTCACCCATGGCGCTGCCCTGGCGACTGCGATGAGTGGTCGACATCAGGACAGGGAATCGCACGAAGATCAGGGATTCACTATGGCTCTCGGGGAACTTTTGATGGGCCTGAACCGATGA